One window from the genome of Mucilaginibacter ginsenosidivorans encodes:
- a CDS encoding GNAT family N-acetyltransferase: protein MSITKATIADTTELTALVNSAYRGQSSQAGWTTEAHLLDGIRIDEETMKGYLQSGDITILKYCNSEGKIIACVYLEPKDNKRLYLGMLSVSPTLQAGGIGRQLLHEAEIWCHKLNCGVIYMTVITTRTELIDWYKRRGYVDTGKREPFHDGTRFGIPKAHIELMVLEKEV, encoded by the coding sequence ATGTCAATTACTAAAGCTACAATTGCCGATACAACGGAATTAACCGCACTTGTTAACAGCGCCTACCGCGGGCAGTCGTCGCAGGCAGGATGGACCACCGAAGCTCATTTACTGGACGGTATTCGCATCGACGAGGAAACCATGAAGGGTTACCTGCAGTCGGGTGATATAACCATTTTGAAATACTGCAACAGCGAAGGAAAGATAATCGCCTGCGTTTACCTGGAGCCAAAAGACAACAAACGCCTGTATTTGGGGATGCTCAGCGTGTCACCAACCTTGCAGGCAGGGGGCATTGGGCGGCAGTTACTGCACGAGGCCGAGATATGGTGCCATAAACTTAATTGCGGGGTTATTTATATGACGGTGATCACCACGCGTACCGAATTGATAGACTGGTATAAGAGAAGGGGATATGTCGATACAGGTAAGCGGGAGCCTTTTCACGATGGCACGCGTTTCGGGATACCGAAAGCTCATATTGAATTAATGGTGCTGGAGAAAGAAGTTTGA
- a CDS encoding chaperone modulator CbpM: MATKGLIAAKEFCTYHHIEYTFIDSLSEAGLIEVRATNEGTYIPETELQKLERMARLHTELEINLAGIEAITHLLQRVERIQEEMRNLRNRLRRYEED, translated from the coding sequence ATGGCAACCAAAGGATTAATAGCAGCTAAAGAGTTTTGCACCTATCATCATATCGAGTACACATTCATTGATTCGTTAAGCGAAGCAGGCTTAATAGAGGTAAGGGCGACAAACGAAGGAACCTATATCCCGGAGACTGAGTTGCAAAAACTGGAACGCATGGCCAGGCTGCATACGGAGCTTGAAATTAACCTGGCCGGTATCGAAGCTATAACGCATTTGTTGCAGCGCGTTGAGCGTATACAGGAAGAAATGCGAAACTTACGCAACCGTTTGCGGCGGTACGAAGAGGATTAA
- a CDS encoding CPBP family intramembrane glutamic endopeptidase yields the protein MKGKNNNLRIILDVLLIAFVMLFPHYGHLPMYAYPFVVLGVIWVYLNFNGESFTAIGFRFADLKWRAFYVGGAIGVIYAVFHFYLLGPFLTHLGFRHSNLSDFAYLKHNVAKYLLLIVLASVLVIPYEEIAFRGFVLNRLKTIFGDKGTVLSVSGILSAVLFALYHIQEGWGAVVAIFVFALVITAVYRYFKSNLWYAIFFHITYDIFMLTMILLGKM from the coding sequence ATGAAAGGTAAGAATAACAATCTGCGGATTATTCTTGATGTCCTTTTAATTGCATTTGTAATGCTGTTCCCGCATTACGGGCATTTGCCCATGTACGCCTATCCTTTTGTGGTGCTGGGAGTGATTTGGGTGTACCTCAATTTTAACGGCGAAAGTTTTACCGCTATCGGTTTCCGGTTTGCTGATCTGAAATGGCGCGCTTTTTACGTAGGTGGAGCCATAGGGGTAATCTATGCCGTATTCCATTTTTATTTGCTGGGCCCTTTTCTAACGCATTTAGGATTCAGGCACTCAAATCTGTCCGATTTCGCCTACCTGAAACATAATGTAGCTAAATACCTGTTATTGATAGTGCTGGCCTCGGTTTTGGTGATACCGTATGAGGAGATCGCTTTTCGCGGTTTTGTGCTGAACCGCCTGAAGACCATATTCGGCGATAAAGGCACGGTACTTTCCGTCAGCGGTATCCTGTCTGCTGTACTGTTCGCCCTGTATCACATACAGGAAGGCTGGGGCGCAGTGGTGGCGATATTTGTATTTGCGCTGGTAATCACAGCGGTTTACCGGTACTTTAAAAGCAACCTTTGGTATGCCATCTTCTTCCATATTACCTACGATATTTTTATGCTGACGATGATATTGCTGGGCAAAATGTGA
- a CDS encoding winged helix DNA-binding domain-containing protein, translated as MSDLNLILLRLQNQHLAEPQFTRPADMVKWLGAVQAQDYNGAKWAIGQRIISGTDKIIEKAFNNGDILRTHVMRPTWHFVAREDIRWMLDLTAARVQAIAATRHRQLELDDKVFSKCSDTLIRELEGGKQLARTQLIDTLKNAGIKTDEQRFVHIMMEMELCQLICSGGVEGKQLTYALLDERAPKIAAINREEALATIAGRYFIAHGPATLQDFAWWSGLTIADCKAGLEMVKPKLANKEGYWFAESGIEPIKSNKAYLLPNYDEYIVSYKDRSATILEKNINKADPRGTIFNHTVIVNGKIEGIWKRELKKSAAVINITVFKQLSKPAYAAINSAAKRYAKFLGLKEAVVKVQ; from the coding sequence ATGTCCGATTTGAACCTTATCTTATTGCGGCTGCAAAACCAGCACCTGGCCGAACCGCAGTTTACCCGGCCCGCCGATATGGTAAAATGGCTTGGGGCCGTGCAGGCACAGGATTACAACGGCGCCAAATGGGCTATCGGTCAGCGGATAATAAGTGGGACTGATAAAATAATTGAAAAGGCTTTTAATAACGGCGATATCCTGCGAACACATGTAATGCGCCCAACCTGGCATTTTGTGGCCAGGGAAGATATCAGGTGGATGCTGGACCTCACCGCCGCCCGCGTGCAGGCTATTGCAGCAACCAGGCACCGGCAATTGGAACTGGATGATAAGGTTTTCTCCAAATGCTCGGACACGCTGATCAGGGAATTGGAAGGCGGCAAACAACTGGCGCGCACGCAACTTATTGATACATTAAAGAATGCGGGCATAAAAACCGACGAGCAGCGCTTTGTGCATATTATGATGGAGATGGAATTGTGCCAATTAATTTGCAGCGGCGGCGTAGAAGGAAAACAACTGACCTATGCCCTGCTTGATGAACGTGCACCGAAAATAGCAGCAATAAATCGTGAGGAAGCGCTGGCTACAATCGCCGGCCGCTACTTTATAGCCCACGGTCCAGCTACTTTACAGGACTTTGCCTGGTGGAGTGGTCTGACCATTGCCGACTGCAAAGCCGGGCTTGAAATGGTAAAGCCCAAATTGGCGAATAAAGAAGGCTATTGGTTTGCTGAATCCGGCATAGAACCAATCAAATCCAATAAAGCCTACCTGCTGCCAAACTATGATGAGTATATTGTAAGCTATAAGGACCGCAGCGCGACCATTCTTGAGAAGAATATCAACAAAGCTGATCCGCGCGGTACTATATTTAATCATACGGTTATTGTCAACGGGAAAATAGAAGGCATTTGGAAACGGGAGTTAAAGAAGAGTGCTGCTGTTATTAATATTACTGTTTTCAAACAGCTGAGCAAACCGGCTTATGCCGCTATTAACAGCGCAGCTAAACGATATGCCAAATTCCTGGGGCTGAAAGAAGCTGTCGTAAAAGTGCAGTGA
- a CDS encoding response regulator transcription factor produces METETIQIAIVDDHTLFRNGVASLMREFDDLQVVFEAENGVQMQEALAKYSAPDVILMDINMPVMDGYEATAWLKKNRPDVKVLALSMFEDDQAVIKMIKCGACGYVLKESKPRDLLEAIKTIHAKGVYINDMVSGKLVRSVADGDNGADISKKEMEFLKYCCSELTYKEIADKMFVSPRTVDNYREALFLKLNLKSRTGLVLYAIQNQYFKF; encoded by the coding sequence ATGGAAACCGAAACCATCCAAATCGCCATTGTAGATGACCACACGCTTTTCCGGAACGGTGTAGCAAGCCTTATGCGCGAGTTTGATGACTTGCAGGTTGTTTTTGAAGCGGAAAACGGCGTACAGATGCAGGAGGCCCTGGCCAAATATTCTGCCCCGGATGTTATCCTGATGGATATTAACATGCCCGTTATGGATGGCTATGAAGCTACGGCCTGGCTAAAGAAGAATCGACCCGACGTAAAAGTTTTGGCGCTCAGCATGTTTGAAGATGACCAGGCAGTTATAAAAATGATCAAATGCGGGGCATGCGGTTATGTGCTGAAAGAATCCAAGCCAAGGGACCTACTCGAAGCGATAAAGACCATCCATGCTAAAGGGGTCTATATCAACGACATGGTCTCCGGTAAGCTGGTCCGTTCGGTCGCTGACGGAGATAACGGTGCCGATATTTCAAAAAAGGAAATGGAATTCCTTAAATATTGCTGCTCCGAACTTACCTATAAGGAGATAGCTGATAAAATGTTCGTCAGCCCGCGAACAGTTGACAATTACCGGGAAGCTTTATTCCTGAAACTAAACCTGAAATCGCGTACCGGGCTGGTGTTGTATGCCATACAAAACCAGTATTTCAAATTCTGA
- a CDS encoding LytR/AlgR family response regulator transcription factor — protein MNLKWPTVKKLLHLAFWIIITMIFLYDRRYLILKAGLGHFAECTVVRLALIISLSYFHIFYLIPKYFSARKYAAYFALLLLSIAAYVGLQSLYDFYLYGEVLSWRTYKSFRASVPFNLLTTAWYLAVTVAFKLSIDWYEQRQQLKHLQEELKREASIVITSHKDTDYIFLKSGTKKIKTPLDSIYYIRGLKDYSIIYTTEGKIIVKGSLKIVEELFPPKHFVRAHKSYMVANSKIKHLQGNKLVLINNETIPIGRSYRHLLAS, from the coding sequence ATGAACCTGAAATGGCCAACCGTTAAAAAATTGCTTCACCTGGCTTTCTGGATCATTATCACTATGATATTCCTGTACGACCGGCGTTACCTGATATTAAAAGCCGGGCTGGGCCACTTTGCCGAGTGCACGGTAGTCAGGTTAGCGCTTATTATATCGTTATCGTATTTTCATATCTTTTACCTTATCCCCAAATACTTTTCGGCACGAAAATATGCAGCCTATTTTGCTTTGTTACTGCTATCCATTGCTGCCTATGTGGGTTTGCAAAGCTTGTACGATTTTTACCTGTACGGTGAGGTGTTGAGCTGGAGGACCTATAAAAGTTTCCGGGCATCTGTTCCGTTTAACCTGTTAACCACTGCCTGGTATTTAGCCGTAACAGTCGCTTTTAAATTGAGTATAGATTGGTATGAGCAGCGACAGCAACTGAAGCACTTGCAGGAGGAGTTGAAGCGCGAGGCCTCCATCGTGATCACTAGTCACAAAGACACTGACTATATTTTCCTGAAGTCAGGAACCAAAAAGATCAAGACCCCGCTCGATTCTATTTATTACATCCGGGGATTAAAGGATTATTCGATCATCTATACCACCGAAGGTAAGATCATTGTAAAAGGATCACTTAAAATTGTGGAGGAACTGTTCCCGCCGAAACATTTCGTACGTGCGCATAAATCGTACATGGTGGCCAACAGCAAAATAAAACACCTGCAGGGCAATAAACTGGTGCTAATCAATAACGAAACCATACCGATAGGACGCAGCTACAGGCATTTGCTGGCGAGTTAG
- a CDS encoding YceI family protein produces MKTLFISLLILGSALGSKPTNPATGAGGVSVLKVDPATSTINWKAEKATGSHAGTVAIKSGTLTMYCGQLAKGTVLIDMSAVSVTDLAAPDKQKLENNLRGDNFFDTEKFPEARLEIVSVDHRSEKLHHFVTVLGNITLHGITKQIVFTADVAKSNYNDFAGQADITLNRKDFGVATNNIKYNTFIYKDIRLHVAIQANKTDEQVTSL; encoded by the coding sequence ATGAAAACATTATTCATTTCCCTGCTCATCCTCGGTAGCGCCCTGGGTAGCAAACCAACCAACCCGGCAACAGGTGCCGGAGGTGTAAGCGTATTAAAAGTTGATCCTGCAACGAGCACAATTAACTGGAAGGCAGAAAAGGCGACCGGCTCCCATGCCGGCACAGTCGCGATTAAGTCTGGCACACTCACCATGTACTGCGGACAACTTGCTAAAGGAACGGTGCTGATAGACATGAGCGCCGTGTCGGTAACCGACCTGGCGGCGCCCGACAAGCAAAAGCTCGAAAATAATTTGAGGGGCGATAATTTCTTTGACACAGAAAAATTTCCGGAGGCCAGGCTTGAGATAGTTTCGGTTGATCACAGATCGGAGAAGCTGCATCATTTCGTCACTGTTCTCGGCAATATCACCTTGCATGGTATCACCAAACAAATAGTTTTTACAGCAGATGTTGCCAAAAGCAATTATAACGATTTCGCAGGGCAAGCTGATATTACGCTCAACCGTAAAGATTTCGGCGTGGCCACCAACAACATTAAATATAACACCTTTATTTATAAAGATATCCGGTTGCATGTTGCAATCCAGGCTAACAAAACAGACGAGCAGGTAACTTCGTTGTGA
- a CDS encoding DnaJ C-terminal domain-containing protein, translating into MAFIDYYKILGIEKSATEKDIKAAYRKLARQYHPDLNPNDTEANKKFQQINEANEVLSDPEKRKKYDKYGENWQHGEEYEKYAQQQRAQSGRQYSGFGTGQGQGFENFEDFSGGSDFSDFFQSMFGGGGGRSGGRQARYRGQDYNAELKLTLKDISETHKQTLAINGKNIRITIPAGVENGQIIKIAGHGGPGVNGGPTGDLYITFLVAADQNFKREGANLYTTAKLDLYTAILGGEVTIDTLSGKVKIKVAPETQNNSTIRLKGKGLPVYKHEGHSGDLLVTYDIQMPTNLTEKQKELFTELSKSK; encoded by the coding sequence ATGGCCTTTATTGATTATTACAAGATACTGGGTATTGAAAAAAGCGCTACCGAAAAGGATATAAAAGCCGCCTACCGCAAACTGGCAAGGCAATACCATCCCGATCTGAACCCGAACGATACCGAAGCGAACAAAAAGTTTCAGCAGATAAATGAAGCCAATGAGGTTTTAAGCGACCCTGAAAAGCGCAAGAAATACGATAAATACGGCGAAAACTGGCAGCACGGTGAGGAGTACGAGAAATACGCGCAGCAACAGCGGGCACAAAGCGGCCGTCAGTACAGCGGCTTTGGGACCGGGCAGGGCCAGGGATTTGAGAATTTTGAGGATTTCAGCGGAGGTAGTGACTTCTCGGACTTTTTTCAGTCGATGTTTGGCGGCGGTGGCGGCCGCAGCGGGGGCAGGCAGGCCAGGTATCGCGGGCAAGATTATAACGCCGAACTTAAGCTAACCTTAAAAGATATAAGCGAGACGCACAAGCAAACGCTTGCCATTAACGGGAAAAACATTCGTATTACGATACCCGCAGGTGTTGAGAACGGGCAGATCATCAAAATTGCAGGGCATGGCGGGCCGGGCGTAAACGGCGGGCCGACAGGCGACCTGTATATTACCTTCCTGGTTGCCGCCGATCAAAACTTTAAAAGAGAGGGAGCAAATCTTTACACCACCGCCAAACTCGACCTTTATACAGCAATACTGGGTGGCGAAGTAACAATCGATACATTAAGCGGCAAAGTGAAGATCAAGGTAGCGCCTGAGACGCAGAACAACAGCACCATCCGGCTGAAAGGCAAGGGCTTGCCGGTGTACAAACACGAAGGGCACTCAGGCGACTTGCTGGTAACCTATGATATACAGATGCCGACTAACCTGACCGAAAAGCAGAAAGAATTGTTCACTGAACTATCAAAATCCAAATAG
- a CDS encoding sensor histidine kinase, translating into MEEKEQMKVIFEAELIKTQMEIQEQTLQTIGTDLHDNIGQLLSLTSLTLNSIELDNPDKARQKINAAIELNLKSIKEMRQLGKLLHGEQLLKLGLEEAIRSEVGWIEKSGRFAIVFNICGDRPLANNADKDLILFRITQEILNNIIKHSGAGEITFKLDYPENGIRLQVIDNGEGFEIDQLPEEQKGMGLKNIQKRAEIVGGTIFIQSKPGEGTCVDIFIPYP; encoded by the coding sequence ATGGAAGAAAAAGAACAGATGAAAGTAATTTTCGAAGCAGAGCTTATCAAAACCCAAATGGAGATACAGGAACAGACTCTCCAAACTATTGGAACCGACCTGCACGATAACATTGGCCAATTATTGAGCCTTACATCTTTGACGCTGAATTCTATCGAACTGGATAATCCGGACAAAGCCCGGCAAAAGATAAACGCAGCCATTGAGCTGAATCTGAAATCGATCAAAGAAATGCGCCAGCTGGGCAAATTGCTGCATGGCGAACAATTATTAAAGCTGGGCCTGGAAGAAGCTATCCGCAGCGAGGTTGGCTGGATCGAAAAGTCGGGCCGGTTTGCGATAGTTTTCAATATTTGTGGTGACAGGCCACTGGCAAATAATGCGGATAAGGACCTGATATTATTTCGTATAACGCAGGAGATATTGAATAATATCATCAAGCATTCGGGCGCGGGCGAGATCACCTTTAAACTGGACTACCCGGAGAACGGCATCAGGCTGCAGGTTATCGACAATGGTGAGGGCTTTGAAATTGATCAGTTGCCCGAGGAGCAAAAGGGTATGGGGCTGAAAAATATCCAGAAACGTGCCGAGATAGTCGGCGGCACTATATTTATTCAAAGCAAGCCCGGTGAAGGCACCTGTGTCGATATATTTATACCTTATCCTTAA
- a CDS encoding GIN domain-containing protein, which yields MKTKILSLTLLAVVLAGFTKNTYAAASAGSNYTVLNDIKAINKIEVRGNVELFISDNAAEKVTVYNKYYAESALVQSKNGVLRISSYTPEKLVVWVSSESLRSVSAFDNAEIKSFGKVSKIEFNIDLHDNASAKLDFDAYSANVTLRDNATIELSGTVEEFGVNRTLGSMVINKGLSVAHNNENKIVGQAGKVALAGLE from the coding sequence ATGAAAACCAAGATTTTATCCTTAACCCTGTTAGCCGTTGTGTTGGCAGGATTTACCAAAAACACTTACGCCGCTGCTTCGGCCGGTAGTAACTACACAGTTTTGAACGATATCAAAGCCATTAATAAGATCGAAGTTCGCGGCAATGTTGAATTGTTTATTTCGGACAACGCCGCCGAAAAAGTAACCGTTTATAATAAATACTATGCTGAGAGCGCTTTGGTACAAAGCAAAAACGGCGTGTTGCGCATATCATCCTACACTCCTGAAAAACTGGTAGTTTGGGTTAGCTCGGAAAGCCTTCGCTCTGTTTCGGCATTTGATAACGCTGAGATCAAATCGTTCGGCAAGGTTTCGAAGATCGAATTTAATATCGACCTGCACGATAACGCATCTGCCAAGTTAGATTTTGATGCATATAGCGCCAATGTAACACTGAGAGACAACGCAACTATCGAACTGAGCGGTACTGTCGAGGAGTTTGGCGTAAACCGTACCCTGGGTTCCATGGTGATCAACAAGGGCCTTTCGGTTGCTCATAACAACGAAAACAAAATTGTCGGTCAGGCAGGTAAAGTTGCACTGGCAGGCCTTGAATAA
- a CDS encoding enoyl-CoA hydratase/isomerase family protein: MPQSPNGNVTSQTNGGITTISFYHPAQNSLPADLLSRLASEIEKAGKSADTRIIVLKSEGERTFCAGASFDELLQIKDKEAGTQFFSGFVNVINACRKSEKIIIARVQGKAVGGGVGLAAAADYCMATEAAAIKLSELAIGIGPFVISPAVIRKVGLPAFSQLTIRAVDFQTAQWAKEKGLYNDVFADIQGLDEAVDALAAKLASYHPDALTGLKQILWEGTEDWDKLLAERAAISGELVLSEFTQHALNSFLDGKR; this comes from the coding sequence ATGCCTCAGTCACCTAACGGAAACGTAACCTCACAAACAAACGGCGGGATCACCACTATCTCTTTTTATCATCCCGCGCAGAATTCGTTGCCGGCCGACCTGTTAAGCCGCTTAGCTTCCGAGATTGAAAAGGCCGGAAAAAGTGCGGATACACGGATTATTGTGCTAAAAAGTGAGGGCGAACGTACTTTTTGCGCAGGCGCAAGTTTTGATGAGCTTTTACAAATAAAAGATAAAGAAGCAGGCACGCAATTCTTTTCCGGCTTTGTCAATGTTATTAATGCTTGCCGCAAGTCTGAGAAGATCATTATCGCCCGTGTACAGGGTAAGGCTGTTGGCGGGGGAGTAGGTTTAGCTGCTGCAGCCGATTATTGCATGGCTACTGAAGCTGCCGCTATCAAATTAAGCGAACTCGCAATAGGTATCGGGCCCTTTGTTATTTCTCCCGCAGTAATACGTAAGGTAGGATTACCTGCATTTTCGCAACTTACTATTCGGGCGGTCGATTTTCAGACGGCGCAATGGGCAAAGGAGAAAGGGCTCTACAACGATGTGTTTGCTGATATTCAAGGTCTTGACGAAGCGGTTGATGCGTTGGCCGCGAAACTGGCATCCTACCATCCTGATGCACTTACGGGATTAAAGCAAATATTGTGGGAAGGTACCGAAGACTGGGACAAACTGCTTGCCGAACGCGCTGCCATCAGCGGCGAACTGGTGCTTTCGGAATTTACGCAACATGCGTTGAATAGCTTTCTTGACGGGAAGCGCTGA
- a CDS encoding PAS domain S-box protein — translation MSDQKKSKVIIAVSVVTIVISVIVMCGWVFNVLVLKEIIPGFVPMVFNAALCFVLFGSALLVRQSSKMRYSKTIFATLSVSGAFIGLITLLQFLFHFNTGLDELFITDAEKVSSSHLYPGRMAYNAAVNFSLLGVGFILLTAKSRIANLLAQYLFHAVSILSIVALIGYLYGVSLFNTLLYVSSMATHTAILFLLLSIGAAMLNPTLGLVRLFTGKQIGNQLARRLFGLILIMVIAFGSLRLQARYEKIFTLDIGISLLAVCFLLGSIIILWSTAKWLNRIDTKRSEAEAEVKLMNAELEQRVAERSAEIVKSEEKYRSLIEQASDAIYVLDFGMNFTEVNASMCKIMGYTREELLQMNVGAIIDPEELKTDPLTTSPDITGQSIVRERRFMRKDRSVFTVEINVKKFSDNRILVMARDISERKRIESELKDAELKFRTIAEKSIVGVYIVQHGKFIYVNPRFAGIFGYEPAELINTVPVETIIHKSHRHITTENVRQRMEGEIESVHYEVMGLKKDGTTNWVEFYGSRATLGGVPTIIGSMVDGTERKQAEEELKTSEQKYKLLFDSNPLPLWMIAKDDLSVIAVNDAAARLYGYTKDELLTMDVKALRAEEDREKQLEGYKEELTSSANGRIIRHIKKDRTIMYVQVTAHDIIFDGRPVRLSLTNDITEKLLAEEALKKSEANLQTILNTTDTAYAMFDTQLKVQAFNQRAIDFVIEQYNHVPEKGDNLADFFPRDRFPQFVEYLKMISQGQHINYEADYPKKKGGKVWYDVRLSPIMNERKEVLGTLMALYDITERKANEQNLREAYESIQNHIESIKGMAWKQSHLIRSPVANLQALAKMLKDHPADAEVLAHLQAEVDRLDEIIHEMAKEAAAHNV, via the coding sequence ATGTCTGATCAAAAGAAAAGTAAAGTAATTATTGCTGTAAGCGTAGTTACAATTGTTATCAGCGTTATTGTAATGTGCGGGTGGGTTTTTAACGTCCTGGTTTTAAAGGAGATAATACCCGGCTTTGTGCCGATGGTTTTCAATGCCGCACTTTGCTTCGTGTTGTTTGGTAGTGCGTTGCTTGTCCGGCAAAGCTCAAAAATGCGATATAGTAAAACAATATTTGCGACGCTGTCTGTATCAGGCGCTTTTATCGGTTTAATAACGTTATTGCAATTTCTTTTTCATTTTAATACGGGGTTGGATGAACTGTTTATAACTGATGCCGAGAAAGTATCGTCGAGCCACTTATACCCTGGGCGCATGGCTTACAACGCAGCTGTCAATTTCTCGCTGCTGGGTGTTGGTTTTATACTACTTACCGCAAAAAGCCGAATAGCAAACCTTTTGGCACAATATCTTTTCCACGCCGTCAGCATACTTTCCATTGTCGCGTTAATAGGCTATTTGTATGGCGTATCCCTGTTCAACACGCTTCTTTATGTAAGCTCGATGGCTACACACACTGCCATCCTGTTCCTGTTGCTTTCTATTGGCGCAGCAATGTTGAATCCAACTCTTGGTTTGGTCAGGTTATTTACCGGCAAGCAGATCGGCAACCAATTAGCGCGCCGGCTTTTCGGTCTTATCCTGATAATGGTAATCGCTTTCGGGTCGTTAAGATTACAGGCGCGCTACGAAAAAATATTTACACTTGATATCGGTATTTCGTTGCTTGCGGTTTGCTTTCTGTTAGGCAGCATCATTATTTTATGGAGCACGGCTAAATGGCTGAACAGGATCGACACCAAACGCTCCGAAGCCGAGGCCGAAGTAAAGCTGATGAATGCAGAGCTGGAACAACGGGTTGCAGAACGCTCGGCGGAGATTGTAAAAAGCGAGGAAAAATATCGGTCGCTTATCGAACAGGCTTCTGACGCTATTTACGTGCTTGATTTTGGCATGAACTTTACCGAAGTAAATGCCAGCATGTGCAAAATTATGGGCTACACCCGTGAAGAACTGCTGCAAATGAACGTGGGGGCGATTATCGATCCTGAAGAATTGAAAACTGACCCGCTAACCACCTCTCCGGACATAACGGGGCAGTCAATTGTCCGCGAGCGAAGGTTCATGCGAAAGGACAGGTCGGTGTTTACCGTCGAGATCAATGTCAAGAAATTTTCGGATAACAGGATATTGGTTATGGCGCGCGACATCTCGGAGCGAAAACGCATAGAGAGCGAATTGAAGGATGCCGAGCTGAAATTCAGGACAATCGCCGAGAAATCAATCGTGGGGGTTTATATTGTACAGCACGGGAAATTCATCTACGTAAACCCCCGGTTTGCCGGAATATTTGGATATGAACCTGCGGAACTTATAAATACCGTACCCGTGGAAACGATTATTCACAAAAGCCACAGGCACATTACAACGGAGAACGTGAGGCAAAGAATGGAGGGAGAGATCGAGAGCGTACACTACGAGGTGATGGGGCTGAAAAAGGACGGCACAACCAATTGGGTGGAATTTTACGGCAGCAGGGCAACTCTGGGAGGAGTTCCAACGATCATCGGATCGATGGTTGATGGAACCGAGCGCAAGCAAGCCGAAGAAGAGCTTAAAACATCGGAGCAGAAATACAAATTGCTTTTTGATAGTAACCCGCTGCCGCTTTGGATGATAGCGAAGGACGACCTGTCTGTTATAGCGGTTAATGATGCTGCTGCCCGGCTGTACGGTTACACCAAAGACGAATTGTTGACCATGGACGTTAAAGCTTTGCGTGCCGAAGAAGACAGGGAAAAGCAACTTGAAGGCTATAAGGAGGAATTGACAAGTTCGGCAAATGGGCGCATCATCCGGCATATAAAAAAAGACCGGACGATAATGTATGTGCAAGTAACCGCCCATGATATAATATTCGACGGCAGGCCCGTTAGACTTTCACTTACCAACGATATCACCGAGAAATTGCTTGCAGAAGAAGCGCTAAAAAAATCCGAAGCCAACCTGCAAACTATACTGAATACCACCGATACCGCCTACGCGATGTTTGATACGCAATTGAAGGTGCAGGCGTTTAACCAGAGGGCTATTGATTTTGTTATTGAACAATACAACCATGTCCCGGAGAAGGGCGATAACCTTGCCGACTTTTTCCCACGCGACCGTTTCCCGCAGTTTGTTGAGTATTTGAAAATGATATCGCAGGGGCAACACATCAACTATGAAGCAGACTATCCTAAAAAGAAAGGGGGCAAGGTTTGGTACGATGTAAGATTGTCGCCGATAATGAATGAGCGCAAAGAAGTGCTGGGCACGCTTATGGCCCTATATGATATTACCGAAAGAAAGGCAAACGAGCAGAACCTTCGGGAAGCCTACGAAAGCATCCAAAACCATATCGAAAGCATTAAGGGTATGGCCTGGAAACAATCGCATCTGATACGCAGCCCCGTGGCCAACCTGCAGGCCCTGGCCAAAATGCTGAAGGACCACCCTGCAGATGCCGAAGTACTTGCCCACTTGCAAGCCGAAGTCGACCGGCTGGACGAGATCATCCACGAAATGGCCAAAGAAGCAGCCGCACATAATGTATAA
- a CDS encoding cupin domain-containing protein — MDTTIFKYFADIPVKEVAPGYFSKLIHTDNNTINFIEVAAGRAVPRHKHLHQQYTFVLEGQFELTVNDVPQVLDPGMYALIPSEAYHSGVAVTDCKLLDVFSPVREDYRQL; from the coding sequence ATGGACACCACCATTTTCAAGTATTTCGCCGACATCCCGGTTAAAGAAGTAGCGCCCGGATACTTCTCCAAACTCATACATACGGATAATAACACCATCAATTTCATCGAAGTAGCTGCCGGTCGCGCTGTGCCTCGTCACAAGCATCTTCATCAGCAGTATACTTTTGTGCTCGAAGGGCAATTCGAGCTAACAGTAAATGATGTTCCCCAGGTACTCGACCCCGGCATGTATGCGCTGATACCTTCAGAGGCTTACCATAGCGGCGTGGCCGTTACCGATTGTAAACTGCTGGATGTTTTTAGCCCGGTACGCGAGGATTACAGGCAGTTGTAA